The following proteins are encoded in a genomic region of Fervidobacterium pennivorans DSM 9078:
- a CDS encoding YbhB/YbcL family Raf kinase inhibitor-like protein produces the protein MVVSSVFKDKEFIPKKYTCEGQDVNPELVISNIPDGAKTIAIICDDPDAPIGTFVHWVLWNYPVNGPIVNIPEALPKVEKLQNGAMQGYNDFGKVGYNGPCPPKGHGVHHYHFKIYAVNSLIELKGKVTKKELEKALSGRILAQTEIVGLYERK, from the coding sequence ATGGTGGTTTCCTCTGTTTTTAAAGACAAAGAATTCATACCTAAGAAGTATACGTGTGAAGGACAAGATGTCAATCCTGAACTGGTAATTTCTAATATCCCTGATGGTGCAAAAACAATAGCTATAATTTGCGACGATCCTGACGCACCAATTGGTACGTTTGTTCACTGGGTACTTTGGAATTATCCAGTGAATGGTCCAATCGTAAATATTCCAGAGGCCCTTCCAAAAGTTGAGAAACTTCAAAACGGAGCTATGCAAGGATACAATGACTTTGGAAAAGTTGGGTATAACGGACCATGTCCACCAAAAGGTCATGGTGTACACCACTATCATTTCAAAATTTACGCCGTTAACTCCCTTATAGAGCTGAAGGGAAAAGTTACAAAAAAAGAACTAGAAAAAGCGTTGAGTGGTAGAATCCTTGCACAGACAGAAATAGTGGGATTGTATGAAAGGAAATAG
- the thiI gene encoding tRNA uracil 4-sulfurtransferase ThiI: METVVVVRYSEIGLKGKNREWFEKKLIDNILKIVKPAAVNKRYGRIIVRIGRNNADLILERLHYVFGIQNYSLGVSVGHDLEELKQVVLDLAKKHVNEGLKTFKINAQRGYKDFPMTSLEINREFGAYVLQAFPHLKVDVHNPEFEIGIDVREKEIFVFSGKIQSSGGLPVGVSGRALLLLSGGIDSPVAGWYAMRRGLELQTVTFLSPPLTTEKSEEKVLSVGKVLSKYLPNGLRMWIVPLTEVQTYIKENAPDEYSLILQRRSMMRIASMIARRVKAKAVITGENLGQVASQTIENMAAIEEASSLIVLRPLVGFDKVEITNKAKEIGTFEISIKPYIDSCVAFAPKHPATRSNINELREIEAKLGKLHELEFEAFKSRKSYRIVSEE; the protein is encoded by the coding sequence ATGGAAACAGTCGTAGTTGTAAGGTATTCTGAGATAGGACTAAAAGGGAAGAACAGAGAATGGTTTGAAAAAAAGCTTATTGACAATATTTTGAAAATTGTCAAACCAGCCGCAGTGAACAAAAGGTATGGAAGAATCATTGTTAGAATTGGTAGGAATAACGCAGATTTGATTTTGGAACGATTGCATTATGTATTTGGAATTCAAAACTACAGCCTAGGGGTTTCCGTTGGGCATGACTTAGAGGAACTAAAGCAAGTTGTTCTCGATTTAGCTAAGAAACATGTGAATGAGGGGTTAAAAACGTTCAAAATTAACGCACAAAGAGGATACAAAGATTTTCCTATGACCAGTCTTGAGATAAACCGAGAGTTTGGGGCATATGTACTTCAGGCTTTCCCTCACTTGAAAGTCGATGTTCATAATCCCGAATTCGAGATTGGAATTGATGTTAGGGAAAAAGAAATATTCGTTTTTTCTGGAAAAATCCAGTCGTCTGGAGGGCTTCCTGTTGGAGTATCTGGAAGGGCTTTATTGTTGCTGAGTGGAGGAATCGATAGCCCTGTTGCAGGATGGTATGCAATGCGCAGAGGACTTGAACTTCAAACCGTTACCTTCCTGAGTCCACCACTTACAACTGAAAAATCGGAAGAAAAAGTTCTTAGTGTTGGAAAAGTGCTCAGCAAATACCTACCAAACGGTCTGCGAATGTGGATAGTCCCGCTAACAGAGGTTCAAACTTACATAAAGGAAAATGCACCTGACGAATATTCACTGATACTGCAAAGACGGTCTATGATGAGAATTGCAAGTATGATTGCACGTAGAGTGAAGGCAAAGGCAGTTATCACAGGTGAAAACCTTGGTCAGGTTGCTAGTCAAACGATAGAAAATATGGCAGCGATAGAAGAGGCAAGCTCGCTAATTGTGTTAAGACCTCTTGTGGGATTTGATAAAGTGGAAATAACTAACAAAGCAAAGGAGATAGGAACCTTTGAGATATCAATTAAACCTTACATTGATAGTTGTGTCGCATTTGCCCCAAAGCATCCGGCGACAAGGTCCAACATAAATGAACTAAGGGAAATCGAAGCAAAATTAGGGAAGCTACATGAATTGGAGTTCGAAGCATTTAAATCTCGAAAAAGTTACAGAATAGTAAGTGAGGAGTGA